The Miltoncostaea oceani genome includes a region encoding these proteins:
- a CDS encoding MoaD/ThiS family protein: MPVTVRIPAPLRPVVGGSSAVECTPGTVRELIDQLEAQHAGFRDRIMENGSLRRFVNVFVAGEDVRFGDGIETAVGDGQEVTILPAVAGG; this comes from the coding sequence ATGCCCGTGACCGTCCGCATCCCGGCCCCGCTGCGCCCCGTCGTCGGCGGGTCGTCGGCGGTGGAGTGCACCCCCGGGACCGTGCGCGAGCTGATCGACCAGCTCGAGGCCCAGCACGCCGGCTTCCGCGACCGGATCATGGAGAACGGCTCCCTGCGCCGGTTCGTCAACGTCTTCGTCGCCGGCGAGGACGTCCGCTTCGGCGACGGCATCGAGACCGCCGTCGGCGACGGCCAGGAGGTCACCATCCTCCCGGCCGTGGCGGGGGGCTGA